A genomic window from Salinicoccus sp. RF5 includes:
- the rimI gene encoding ribosomal protein S18-alanine N-acetyltransferase, with product MEVDDLEAVYEIESASFPNTSWNIESFLRELTANQFAYYFVLEKEGRIVGYCGVWLVIDQSQITTIAVDRREQGNGYGRQLLQHAKEYAGESADILSLEVSIDNHRAMKLYEKEGFLYGGIRKDYYGPGKDAHVMWVSLNE from the coding sequence ATGGAAGTTGATGATCTGGAAGCTGTATATGAAATCGAATCAGCCTCATTTCCGAATACATCATGGAACATCGAATCTTTTCTCAGGGAACTGACAGCAAATCAGTTTGCCTATTATTTCGTCCTCGAAAAGGAAGGCAGGATAGTGGGCTACTGTGGCGTATGGCTCGTCATAGATCAGAGTCAGATCACCACAATTGCCGTGGACAGAAGAGAACAGGGCAATGGCTATGGCCGTCAGCTTCTTCAGCATGCAAAGGAATATGCGGGTGAATCTGCAGATATACTTTCATTGGAAGTGAGCATAGACAATCATAGGGCCATGAAGCTGTATGAAAAGGAAGGATTCCTCTATGGGGGAATACGGAAGGACTATTATGGACCGGGAAAGGATGCACATGTCATGTGGGTGAGCCTGAATGAATGA
- the tsaE gene encoding tRNA (adenosine(37)-N6)-threonylcarbamoyltransferase complex ATPase subunit type 1 TsaE: MKYSIEVTGLSETERLANALEKNIEPGTVILLSGDLGAGKTTFTQFLGRALGVKRRMSSPTFNIIKSYSGKYTIHHMDCYRLEESDEDLGFDEYFNEDDISIVEWPIYIEEFLPEEHLAIQIETLDDERRCFSFAAKGTAYTRILEALENDFPSD, encoded by the coding sequence ATGAAATACAGTATTGAAGTCACCGGCCTATCTGAGACGGAAAGACTTGCGAATGCATTGGAAAAGAATATTGAACCGGGTACTGTCATTCTGCTTTCCGGAGATCTTGGTGCAGGAAAGACGACCTTCACCCAATTTTTAGGGAGGGCTCTTGGAGTCAAACGCAGGATGAGTTCCCCCACCTTCAATATCATCAAGAGCTATTCCGGCAAGTATACGATCCATCATATGGATTGTTATCGACTTGAGGAAAGTGACGAGGACCTTGGATTCGACGAGTATTTCAATGAAGACGATATATCGATTGTGGAATGGCCGATCTATATAGAGGAATTTCTACCGGAGGAGCATCTGGCCATTCAGATAGAAACGCTTGATGATGAAAGACGCTGTTTCAGCTTTGCTGCAAAGGGGACCGCATACACTAGAATACTGGAGGCTCTTGAAAATGATTTCCCTTCTGATTGA
- the tsaB gene encoding tRNA (adenosine(37)-N6)-threonylcarbamoyltransferase complex dimerization subunit type 1 TsaB — protein sequence MISLLIDTSNRPLSVAINKDGYCQAEINTAVKKTHSATLMVYINELFKMTDYKREDIDRIIVARGPGSYTGVRIGVTIAKTLAHSLNIPLYSVSSLAVIAASSGREGITAPMFDGRRGNVYTAIYQLEGSTLEEVMDAGYMKLETVLDSLKAHDGGVVLADADEKFSSGLETFTHAVPRISSVEKYTSILRQEDVHQMVPEYLKVSEAEKNWMERTQS from the coding sequence ATGATTTCCCTTCTGATTGATACTTCCAACAGGCCATTATCCGTCGCAATCAACAAGGATGGGTATTGCCAGGCAGAAATTAATACCGCTGTGAAAAAGACCCATTCTGCTACATTGATGGTATACATCAATGAACTATTTAAAATGACGGACTACAAGCGTGAGGACATTGACCGCATCATCGTTGCGCGGGGGCCAGGCTCCTACACGGGGGTGCGTATCGGTGTAACCATCGCCAAGACGCTGGCACATTCATTGAATATACCCCTTTATTCCGTTTCTTCTCTTGCTGTCATAGCAGCTTCATCAGGCAGGGAAGGAATCACGGCACCAATGTTTGATGGCCGGAGGGGCAATGTCTACACAGCAATCTATCAACTGGAAGGCAGCACATTGGAAGAAGTGATGGATGCAGGGTATATGAAGCTTGAAACGGTGCTTGATTCATTGAAGGCACATGATGGGGGCGTCGTACTTGCAGATGCCGATGAGAAGTTCAGCAGCGGCCTTGAGACATTTACACACGCCGTCCCACGCATCAGTTCTGTAGAGAAGTACACATCCATTCTACGCCAGGAGGATGTACATCAGATGGTGCCTGAATATTTAAAAGTATCGGAGGCTGAGAAAAATTGGATGGAGCGCACACAGTCATAA